The following proteins are encoded in a genomic region of Fervidobacterium pennivorans DSM 9078:
- the cas10 gene encoding type III-A CRISPR-associated protein Cas10/Csm1, protein MPVNGQGNKKWKDVLYLASLFHDIGKFRQRGKMSEELRSAIKKEYNYEIKTASSGLAHQFVGAYIYKNSKLPYREDVSTIISKHHDNLQNLVSEYEILTKIVSIADRISSNERTDYSVPEDEKIKYMKSIISRVSLANRQKEDYYRPLSRFSLAESVKQPGEFTGTPEEHYEKLWKEFEPLLKDSDLENLWKENPEGVYERLYYLLKEYTSTVPSAFYYSEPDISLFSHASSTAAIAVALYAQLGDKLFEKQNDRFVYASSELSRIEDLVRRLQNNQNVPASDDPELFGVIKGDISGIQDFIYKTSIKNGLKKLRARSFFIAYLAEIIAKYIVRKEGLYNSNILYCGGGHFYLLVPASTIDRLGEYQNEIDKKIYNAFGLDLSVLLGGIKINFSRLLNFDVHDELARLLEQKKNKKFATVVDLEMFLPEDFSGPRCPYCGRRMDQVGSDEYECEFCESFVEVGYNLANSKYLTIEPIPEITRKPRDVFDVFRSFGFELKFDNEPNKLAYAIEKSHEGTYDPMSAMYPIKMASYVSRKYIGKDDKPIVADLETIADESKGVKRWAILRGDVDNLGSIFKSLSGTFGQNVKSAPISYVATLSSELEMFFSVVLERFVREEYENCNVIYSGGDDFMILGPWNELPLLADTIRKKFFEFSKNDELSISMAIAIAPSKKYPVYKLGTIAGELLDEKAKSYKRNGKEKAALYFLRGCMGWEEFDKAKELKDKLQELIEKYDVTKNLLHVLDVFANRPKERLKIWRLYYYVGRLMERKDAETKKAIKDFFDSILVNYNQLYPKLDIVVRWVHDETRKVEREEEEQEEISLANH, encoded by the coding sequence ATGCCTGTGAATGGACAAGGGAATAAGAAATGGAAAGATGTACTTTATTTAGCAAGTCTGTTTCACGATATAGGTAAATTCAGACAAAGAGGGAAGATGAGCGAAGAGTTGAGATCGGCAATTAAGAAAGAATATAACTACGAAATCAAGACTGCAAGCTCAGGGCTGGCCCACCAATTTGTTGGCGCCTACATATACAAGAATTCTAAGTTGCCATACCGCGAAGATGTTTCAACGATAATAAGCAAACACCATGATAATCTCCAGAATCTTGTAAGTGAATACGAAATTCTGACAAAGATAGTCTCAATAGCCGACAGAATTTCTTCAAATGAACGTACCGACTACAGCGTTCCTGAAGATGAAAAAATAAAATACATGAAGTCGATTATTTCCAGAGTATCTTTAGCTAACCGACAAAAAGAAGATTACTACAGACCTCTCTCACGATTCTCATTAGCAGAGTCCGTAAAGCAGCCAGGAGAATTCACAGGGACTCCTGAAGAACACTACGAAAAACTTTGGAAAGAATTTGAACCTCTTCTAAAAGATAGTGATTTAGAGAATCTTTGGAAAGAAAATCCAGAAGGAGTTTACGAAAGGCTTTATTACTTACTCAAAGAATACACCTCAACAGTTCCGTCTGCATTTTACTACAGCGAACCAGATATATCACTCTTCTCACATGCCTCTTCAACTGCCGCAATCGCCGTTGCTTTGTACGCACAACTTGGGGATAAACTTTTCGAAAAGCAAAACGACCGATTTGTTTATGCTTCCAGTGAGCTTTCTCGAATTGAAGATTTAGTGAGGAGACTTCAGAACAATCAGAATGTTCCAGCAAGCGACGACCCAGAACTTTTCGGAGTCATCAAAGGCGATATCTCCGGTATACAAGACTTCATCTACAAAACATCAATCAAAAACGGGCTTAAAAAACTGCGTGCACGTTCGTTCTTCATAGCTTATCTTGCCGAAATTATAGCAAAGTACATTGTGAGAAAAGAAGGGCTTTACAATTCCAACATCCTTTATTGTGGTGGTGGACATTTCTATCTGCTCGTCCCGGCAAGCACTATTGATAGGCTTGGTGAATACCAGAACGAAATTGATAAAAAGATTTACAATGCGTTCGGTCTGGACCTCTCTGTCTTACTTGGTGGTATCAAAATCAACTTCTCTAGGCTTCTAAACTTCGATGTTCATGATGAATTAGCAAGATTATTAGAACAGAAGAAAAACAAAAAATTCGCAACGGTTGTCGATTTGGAGATGTTCTTGCCCGAAGATTTCTCAGGTCCAAGATGTCCATATTGTGGTAGAAGGATGGATCAGGTTGGCTCTGATGAATATGAATGTGAATTTTGCGAATCGTTTGTAGAAGTTGGATATAATTTGGCAAACAGTAAGTATCTCACTATCGAACCAATTCCAGAAATTACCCGAAAGCCAAGAGATGTTTTTGACGTTTTCAGAAGCTTTGGCTTTGAATTAAAATTTGACAATGAACCTAACAAGCTTGCTTACGCAATAGAAAAAAGCCATGAAGGAACATATGACCCAATGTCTGCGATGTATCCTATAAAAATGGCAAGCTATGTCTCAAGAAAATACATTGGAAAAGATGATAAACCAATTGTAGCCGACCTTGAAACGATAGCAGATGAATCAAAGGGAGTAAAACGATGGGCAATATTACGAGGTGACGTTGACAATCTTGGAAGCATATTCAAATCTTTATCGGGAACCTTTGGGCAAAATGTTAAGAGTGCTCCAATTTCATACGTTGCCACATTATCTTCTGAATTAGAAATGTTCTTCAGCGTGGTGTTAGAGAGGTTTGTTAGGGAAGAATACGAAAACTGTAATGTTATTTACTCTGGTGGCGACGACTTTATGATTTTAGGCCCTTGGAATGAACTCCCTCTGCTTGCTGACACTATACGCAAGAAATTTTTCGAGTTCTCAAAGAATGACGAACTTTCCATTTCAATGGCAATAGCTATAGCTCCAAGCAAGAAATATCCAGTATACAAACTTGGGACAATTGCAGGGGAATTACTTGATGAGAAGGCGAAATCTTACAAGCGCAATGGCAAAGAAAAAGCTGCATTGTATTTCTTAAGGGGGTGTATGGGCTGGGAAGAGTTTGATAAAGCCAAGGAGCTCAAAGACAAACTACAAGAACTCATTGAAAAATATGATGTTACCAAGAACTTATTACACGTATTAGACGTATTCGCAAACAGACCAAAAGAACGACTCAAAATCTGGAGATTGTATTACTACGTTGGAAGACTCATGGAACGAAAAGACGCAGAAACAAAAAAGGCTATTAAGGACTTTTTCGATTCAATACTTGTCAACTACAACCAGCTTTATCCAAAACTGGACATAGTTGTAAGATGGGTGCACGACGAAACAAGAAAAGTTGAACGCGAAGAGGAAGAACAAGAAGAGATTTCTTTGGCTAATCATTAA
- the cas1b gene encoding type I-B CRISPR-associated endonuclease Cas1b, with protein MQTVYIFKDAYLRKKSSALYIEPKSETEKPVYVPLKNVSCLMVFSEVELNKKTLELFSNSQVPVFFYNYNGEYVGCFYPVETNKTGEMLILQFQHYQDLEKRIVIAREILLGVADNMMSLIKRYVDKYSQIQENISKIESLKKTYYRQETIAALMAIEGNIRKIYYEALGKIFESKGFKFEERTMRPPADEINALISFGNTLLYNVVLSEIFKTSLEPSISFLHEPNKRKFSLQLDISEIFKPILVDRVILNMVNKSMIKKEDFRQVEGGVYLNENGKKKFIKEFENGLEETFDYGNGQKMSYKTAIRYECYKLIRHLREEEAYTAFRW; from the coding sequence ATGCAAACAGTTTACATTTTTAAAGATGCATATCTTAGAAAAAAGAGTTCTGCTTTGTACATAGAACCAAAATCTGAAACGGAAAAGCCAGTATACGTTCCTTTAAAAAATGTTTCATGTCTTATGGTTTTTTCGGAAGTTGAGCTTAATAAGAAAACGCTTGAACTATTTTCGAATTCTCAAGTGCCAGTGTTTTTCTACAATTACAACGGCGAATATGTTGGATGTTTTTATCCCGTCGAAACTAACAAAACTGGAGAAATGTTGATACTGCAATTCCAACACTATCAAGACTTGGAAAAGCGTATTGTTATAGCTCGTGAAATACTGCTTGGAGTAGCAGATAACATGATGTCTTTGATTAAACGTTATGTGGATAAATATTCACAGATTCAAGAGAATATATCAAAAATTGAGTCTTTGAAAAAAACGTATTATCGCCAAGAAACTATTGCTGCATTAATGGCAATAGAAGGAAACATAAGAAAGATTTACTACGAGGCGTTAGGAAAGATATTTGAGAGTAAGGGCTTCAAGTTTGAGGAACGAACTATGAGACCTCCAGCAGATGAAATCAATGCACTTATTAGCTTTGGCAATACGCTTTTGTATAACGTAGTTCTGTCAGAAATCTTTAAGACTTCCTTGGAACCATCTATCAGTTTTCTACACGAACCAAACAAAAGAAAGTTTTCTTTACAACTTGATATCTCTGAAATATTTAAACCCATTCTTGTTGACAGAGTTATTCTGAATATGGTTAACAAGTCAATGATAAAAAAGGAAGACTTCCGGCAAGTTGAAGGGGGTGTATATTTAAACGAAAACGGTAAAAAGAAGTTCATAAAGGAATTTGAGAACGGACTTGAGGAAACATTTGATTACGGCAATGGACAAAAAATGTCTTACAAAACGGCGATAAGATATGAATGCTACAAACTAATTAGACACTTACGAGAGGAAGAGGCTTACACTGCTTTCCGATGGTAA
- a CDS encoding SAVED domain-containing protein codes for MAYSNLLKNDVLKYLDFVKKGEISLGEIPVDLSRLDKDIPQRKLIVYEIFKFLLSQNYKEHAINLLITEYGSLGLKKEEAYLLVWSKFVEVKFPVVEADKVTLARCLVFKVDFSFSNNPEVSDILAVLEKKINAKISVLFDRGFVGESFELAVAVGRLVDHIPENLAFTGRVAEDGKILKVENFDEKLAYCNKNNIGLISYINVSYIREIIDFLNEKEFHIPILLRFSSKPQDIESLWKRLKERVLAFSGKDCESNCNLFERIYRAPLTYSVNRELSEDEFYEHIEKSYGIIRNVIDNSGIPHIAINGPAAFALGLGIALGAKDKLVVYHYQGDYFPVLNLTTEQNLRLIKTVTRSKEMLQELTYEVLEYSTNKRKAILAIELASHKLLSSVKEYAKENISDGFIIHVMPKNMEASGNIPLGDWKKIISELFSITQIVRTDFYYDELHIFLSCPVPIAFGFGMALGDFVPGKIYNYFKGGKTKKAGYVPVLDINEILR; via the coding sequence GTGGCGTATTCTAATCTCTTGAAAAACGATGTTTTAAAATATCTTGATTTTGTAAAAAAAGGTGAGATTAGTTTAGGAGAGATACCCGTAGACCTATCACGACTTGATAAGGATATACCCCAACGAAAGCTTATTGTTTACGAAATCTTCAAGTTCTTGCTTTCGCAAAATTATAAAGAGCATGCTATTAACCTTTTAATAACAGAATACGGCTCGTTAGGTCTTAAAAAAGAAGAGGCGTACTTGCTGGTTTGGTCCAAATTTGTAGAGGTAAAATTTCCTGTCGTCGAAGCTGATAAAGTGACTTTAGCAAGATGTCTTGTGTTCAAAGTTGATTTTTCGTTTAGCAATAATCCAGAAGTCAGTGATATTTTGGCAGTTCTCGAAAAGAAAATCAATGCCAAAATATCTGTGCTTTTCGACAGAGGTTTTGTAGGTGAATCTTTTGAATTGGCAGTTGCTGTAGGTCGTCTTGTAGACCACATACCAGAAAATTTGGCTTTTACTGGCCGAGTGGCAGAAGATGGAAAGATTTTAAAAGTCGAAAACTTTGACGAGAAATTAGCATACTGCAATAAAAACAACATTGGACTGATTTCCTACATTAATGTATCTTACATAAGAGAAATTATTGATTTTTTGAATGAGAAAGAGTTTCATATACCTATATTGCTAAGATTTTCATCAAAACCGCAAGACATTGAAAGCTTGTGGAAAAGGTTGAAAGAAAGAGTTTTAGCATTCTCAGGCAAAGACTGTGAGTCAAATTGTAACTTGTTTGAGAGAATATACCGAGCTCCACTTACTTATTCAGTTAACAGAGAACTTTCAGAAGATGAGTTTTATGAGCATATTGAAAAGTCTTATGGGATTATTAGAAATGTGATAGATAACTCAGGCATACCGCATATAGCAATTAATGGTCCTGCAGCGTTTGCTCTCGGACTTGGGATAGCTTTGGGTGCGAAGGACAAGCTCGTAGTTTATCATTATCAAGGTGATTACTTTCCTGTTCTTAATTTAACCACAGAACAAAATCTAAGGTTAATAAAAACTGTTACGAGGTCCAAGGAGATGTTGCAAGAACTTACATATGAAGTTTTGGAATATAGTACAAACAAACGAAAAGCTATATTAGCTATCGAATTGGCTTCACATAAATTGTTATCTTCTGTTAAAGAATATGCGAAAGAAAATATCTCAGATGGGTTTATCATCCATGTAATGCCAAAGAATATGGAAGCTTCAGGTAATATACCTCTTGGAGATTGGAAAAAAATTATTTCCGAGTTGTTTTCAATTACACAAATAGTACGCACCGACTTTTACTACGACGAACTCCATATATTTTTAAGTTGTCCTGTCCCGATTGCTTTTGGTTTTGGAATGGCTTTAGGAGATTTTGTACCAGGGAAGATTTACAATTACTTCAAGGGTGGAAAAACAAAAAAGGCAGGGTATGTTCCTGTGTTAGATATAAACGAGATTTTGAGATAG